From a region of the Vagococcus coleopterorum genome:
- a CDS encoding aminopeptidase, with protein sequence MSTFDENLKKYAELIVENGVNVMEHHTVVLQISVNQAQLARLIVEAAYAKGADQVIVKWNDDEILRETVKNTPKDVLAKVPAYVVDETHDWLDKGASRISVISANPDALGGLDPEHVAAYQSYDAGALADLRKASQANKISWTVVAASEGPWAAKVFPELATEEEQVAALWDQIFKTTRVYADDPVVAWKEHKETLGTKADMLNKEQFDALHYTAPGTDLTIGLPKGHIWVSAGSENARGEIFTANMPTEEVFTAPDCRRADGYVSSTKPLSYGGNIIEGMKWTFKDGEVVDVTAEKGEEVIKSLVASDAGSKRLGEVALVSDPSPISQSGIVFFNTLFDENASNHLAVGAAYAHNLQGGTTMSEDELIANGINRSQKHVDFMIGSAEMNVDGIREDGTVVPIFRNGDWA encoded by the coding sequence ATGTCAACGTTTGATGAAAATTTAAAAAAATATGCAGAACTAATTGTTGAAAATGGTGTTAACGTAATGGAGCATCACACTGTTGTTTTACAAATTTCAGTTAATCAAGCTCAATTAGCTCGTTTAATTGTTGAAGCAGCTTATGCAAAGGGTGCTGATCAAGTAATTGTAAAATGGAATGATGATGAAATCTTGCGTGAAACTGTTAAAAACACACCGAAAGATGTGTTAGCAAAGGTTCCTGCTTATGTGGTTGATGAAACTCATGACTGGTTAGACAAAGGTGCCAGCCGTATTAGTGTCATTTCTGCTAACCCAGATGCTCTTGGTGGTCTAGATCCTGAACATGTTGCTGCTTACCAAAGTTACGATGCAGGTGCATTAGCTGACTTGCGTAAAGCTAGCCAAGCTAACAAAATTAGCTGGACAGTCGTTGCAGCATCAGAAGGCCCTTGGGCCGCTAAAGTATTCCCAGAATTAGCGACAGAAGAAGAACAAGTTGCCGCACTTTGGGACCAAATCTTCAAAACAACACGTGTTTATGCAGATGATCCAGTAGTTGCTTGGAAAGAGCACAAAGAAACATTAGGAACAAAAGCTGACATGTTGAATAAAGAACAATTTGATGCCTTACATTACACTGCTCCAGGAACTGACTTAACAATTGGTTTACCAAAAGGTCACATCTGGGTAAGTGCTGGTAGTGAAAATGCACGTGGTGAAATTTTCACAGCGAACATGCCAACTGAAGAAGTCTTTACAGCTCCAGATTGTCGTCGTGCTGATGGATATGTATCAAGTACTAAACCATTAAGCTATGGTGGTAACATCATTGAAGGCATGAAATGGACATTTAAAGATGGTGAAGTTGTAGATGTAACTGCTGAAAAAGGCGAAGAAGTAATCAAATCATTAGTTGCTTCTGATGCTGGTTCAAAACGTTTGGGTGAGGTTGCTTTAGTAAGTGATCCTTCTCCAATTTCACAATCAGGTATCGTATTCTTTAACACATTATTTGATGAAAATGCATCAAATCACTTAGCAGTTGGGGCAGCATATGCTCACAACTTACAAGGTGGTACAACAATGTCAGAAGACGAATTAATTGCTAACGGGATTAACCGTAGTCAAAAACACGTTGACTTCATGATCGGTTCAGCTGAAATGAACGTTGATGGTATTCGTGAAGATGGGACAGTTGTGCCAATCTTCCGTAATGGTGATTGGGCTTAA
- the rpmG gene encoding 50S ribosomal protein L33 translates to MAVRKTSLACSACGSRNYSKSVNDGQRTERLEIKKFCKYCQGHTLHRETK, encoded by the coding sequence ATGGCTGTAAGAAAAACATCATTAGCTTGTTCTGCCTGTGGATCAAGAAATTATTCTAAGTCTGTTAATGACGGGCAAAGAACTGAACGTTTAGAAATTAAAAAATTCTGTAAGTATTGTCAAGGGCATACTTTACACAGAGAAACAAAGTAG
- the yjeM gene encoding glutamate/gamma-aminobutyrate family transporter YjeM codes for MSKVVQSKKLSMMALIMMIFTSVFGFTNVTRAFYLMGYASIFWYVLAAATFFIPYAFMMAEFGAAFKEEKGGIFAWMSKSVGEKYAFVGTFMWYASYVIWMVNVGIGIWIPLSSLIFGEDKTQSWSLFGLNGVQTLGILAIIWIILLTFIASKGLDKISKFTSLAGTAVLLINVVVLTCGLIILFANGHMAEPVSFSAFFTSPNPDYKSMIQILSFLVFAIFAYGGIEAVGGLVNETENPEKNFPKGLTMAAIVISIGYAVGIFITGAFINWETFVDGAAAAGKQITLGNVAYEMLNTMGVELGKALSLSESAQISLGHFTTRYMGLSMFMALSGAFFTLIFSPLKQLIEGTPKEIWPAKFSKIENGMPVNAMKVQAVIVIAIIALVSFGGDSAKAFFEILTGMTNVAMTLPYMFLAFAFLKFKQNKDIEKPYLAYKKPAVTTIAVALVLFMVGFANLFNIIQPTIDGNPMQTIWQIAGPIFFTIVALVLYGRYEKNHKNKA; via the coding sequence ATGTCAAAAGTTGTTCAAAGTAAAAAGTTATCAATGATGGCACTTATCATGATGATTTTTACATCAGTATTTGGTTTTACTAACGTAACAAGAGCATTCTACTTAATGGGGTATGCCTCAATTTTCTGGTACGTGCTTGCAGCTGCAACATTCTTCATCCCTTATGCTTTCATGATGGCTGAATTTGGTGCCGCGTTTAAAGAAGAAAAAGGTGGGATTTTCGCTTGGATGTCAAAATCTGTTGGTGAAAAATATGCCTTTGTCGGAACATTCATGTGGTATGCTTCATACGTAATTTGGATGGTAAACGTTGGTATTGGTATTTGGATTCCGTTATCAAGTTTAATCTTCGGTGAAGATAAAACACAATCTTGGAGTTTATTCGGATTAAACGGCGTTCAAACGTTAGGTATTTTAGCTATTATTTGGATTATCTTATTAACATTTATTGCTTCAAAAGGTTTAGATAAAATTTCTAAATTCACATCGTTAGCAGGTACTGCAGTACTATTAATTAACGTAGTAGTATTAACTTGTGGATTGATTATTCTTTTTGCTAATGGTCACATGGCTGAGCCAGTATCATTTAGCGCATTCTTTACATCTCCAAACCCAGATTATAAATCTATGATTCAAATTTTAAGTTTCTTAGTATTCGCAATCTTTGCTTACGGTGGTATTGAAGCCGTTGGTGGATTAGTAAATGAAACTGAAAATCCAGAGAAAAACTTCCCTAAAGGGTTAACTATGGCTGCGATTGTTATTTCAATCGGTTATGCAGTAGGTATCTTCATTACAGGTGCATTCATTAACTGGGAAACTTTCGTAGATGGTGCTGCCGCTGCTGGCAAGCAAATCACGTTAGGTAACGTAGCATATGAAATGTTAAATACAATGGGTGTTGAATTAGGTAAAGCGTTAAGCTTATCTGAATCTGCTCAAATCAGTTTAGGTCACTTCACTACTCGTTACATGGGACTTTCAATGTTTATGGCCCTTTCAGGAGCGTTCTTCACATTGATCTTCTCTCCATTAAAACAATTAATTGAAGGTACGCCAAAAGAAATCTGGCCTGCTAAATTCTCTAAAATTGAGAATGGTATGCCTGTAAATGCTATGAAAGTTCAAGCAGTTATTGTTATTGCGATTATCGCTCTAGTATCATTCGGTGGCGATTCAGCAAAAGCATTCTTCGAAATTTTAACAGGTATGACTAACGTTGCAATGACATTACCATACATGTTCTTAGCTTTCGCATTCTTGAAATTCAAACAAAATAAAGATATTGAAAAACCTTACTTAGCTTATAAAAAACCTGCTGTTACAACTATTGCAGTAGCACTAGTATTGTTCATGGTTGGTTTCGCTAACTTATTCAATATCATTCAACCAACAATCGATGGAAACCCAATGCAAACAATCTGGCAAATTGCTGGACCAATTTTCTTCACGATCGTAGCTTTAGTTTTATATGGTCGTTATGAAAAAAATCACAAAAACAAAGCTTAA
- the cbpA gene encoding cyclic di-AMP binding protein CbpA — MLIKQVCITKSDLTTVGETCSLADALLILEDSGYRCVPVLDGTENIFRGNIYKMHIYRHKSEGGDMSLPVTHLIKNATKFISINSSFFKIFFSIKELPYIAVLDEKQNFYGILTHSKLLNILAQSWNVSEGRYVLTVASDGHQGDLAAVSKIISKLSQITSCITLDATEEGYSRRMLFTLPAETSDEILKNIVNKVERKKYKVVEIEDLRKTTAETK, encoded by the coding sequence ATGCTAATCAAACAAGTCTGTATTACAAAGTCCGACTTAACAACTGTCGGCGAAACTTGTTCACTTGCTGATGCATTACTTATTTTAGAAGATTCTGGCTACCGTTGCGTGCCTGTTCTTGATGGTACCGAAAATATTTTTCGCGGTAATATTTACAAAATGCATATCTACCGCCACAAATCAGAAGGCGGTGACATGTCATTACCTGTCACGCACTTAATTAAAAATGCAACAAAGTTCATCAGTATCAATTCTTCATTCTTCAAAATTTTCTTTTCAATCAAAGAACTTCCTTACATCGCTGTTCTTGATGAAAAACAAAACTTTTACGGTATTTTAACCCACAGTAAATTGTTAAACATCCTTGCTCAATCTTGGAACGTTTCTGAAGGACGTTACGTTTTAACCGTCGCCTCAGATGGTCACCAAGGTGACTTGGCCGCTGTCTCAAAAATCATTTCGAAGCTATCTCAAATCACAAGCTGTATTACTTTAGACGCAACGGAAGAAGGCTATTCACGGCGGATGTTATTCACTTTACCCGCTGAAACCTCAGATGAAATTCTTAAAAATATCGTTAATAAAGTGGAACGTAAAAAATATAAAGTCGTTGAAATTGAAGACTTACGAAAAACAACAGCAGAAACAAAATAA
- the secE gene encoding preprotein translocase subunit SecE, with amino-acid sequence MFKFIKSVRDEMKNVTWPTGKRLRKDVSIVIQTTVLFAIFFGVVDLGIQFIIGLFV; translated from the coding sequence ATGTTTAAATTTATTAAAAGTGTTCGTGATGAAATGAAAAATGTGACTTGGCCAACGGGCAAGCGTTTAAGAAAAGATGTTAGCATTGTCATTCAAACAACAGTGTTATTCGCTATTTTCTTTGGTGTCGTAGATTTGGGTATTCAATTTATTATTGGACTATTTGTGTAG
- the pepV gene encoding dipeptidase PepV: MTIDWRKEVESRKEDLFKDLFDLLSVPSVREDDKATTDAPVGPGPKAALLKFLEIGERDGFESKNIENIAGHLEYGQGNELMGIFGHVDVVPVGTGWETDPFKPEIRDGKIYARGASDDKGPSMGAYYALKIIKELGLPISKRVRFIIGTDEESGWKCMTRYMEVEEKPDFGFAPDAEFPIINGEKGNTSINLKFSGTNGGDYHLESFNSGFRVNMVPESATAVIRFAEDVEAAELEAQFAVFAEANPITGSVEIDGRTATVIVKGKSAHGASPASGINGGTYLAAFLDQFDFGEGAKAYLTAITTLIHEDTTGANLGIKHVDDIMGETTANAGLFEFKAGKKVNTVTVNIRYPKGTSAATMAAAISGLVEPLNGSTEIISERQPHYVSEDDEMVKTLLAVYEEHTGLKGHGQVIGGGTFGQLLERGVAYGAMFPNSVDTMHQANEFMSVDDLINATVIYADAIYRLIK, translated from the coding sequence ATGACAATTGATTGGCGTAAAGAAGTAGAGTCTAGAAAAGAAGATTTATTTAAAGATTTATTTGATTTGTTAAGCGTACCTAGTGTTCGTGAAGATGATAAAGCAACGACTGATGCTCCAGTTGGTCCTGGTCCCAAAGCTGCCTTACTTAAGTTTTTGGAAATTGGAGAACGAGATGGTTTTGAAAGTAAAAACATTGAAAATATAGCTGGTCATTTAGAGTATGGTCAAGGTAATGAGTTGATGGGGATTTTTGGTCACGTGGATGTGGTTCCGGTGGGAACTGGTTGGGAAACGGATCCATTTAAACCAGAAATTCGTGATGGTAAAATCTATGCACGTGGTGCAAGTGATGATAAAGGCCCTTCAATGGGTGCTTATTATGCGCTGAAAATAATTAAAGAATTAGGGTTGCCTATTTCTAAACGCGTACGCTTCATTATTGGTACAGATGAAGAAAGTGGTTGGAAGTGTATGACTCGCTATATGGAAGTAGAAGAAAAGCCTGATTTTGGTTTTGCACCGGATGCTGAGTTCCCAATCATTAATGGTGAAAAAGGGAATACATCTATTAATCTGAAGTTTTCTGGAACAAATGGCGGGGATTACCATTTGGAAAGTTTTAATTCGGGTTTCCGTGTTAATATGGTGCCAGAATCAGCGACAGCGGTTATTAGGTTTGCTGAAGATGTGGAGGCTGCAGAACTTGAAGCACAGTTTGCGGTATTTGCAGAAGCGAATCCAATTACTGGGTCTGTTGAAATTGATGGTAGAACAGCTACCGTCATTGTTAAAGGTAAATCTGCCCACGGTGCTAGTCCGGCATCAGGTATTAATGGCGGAACATATTTAGCAGCGTTCTTGGACCAGTTTGATTTTGGAGAGGGAGCTAAAGCATATTTAACAGCTATTACAACTTTAATTCATGAAGATACAACAGGGGCTAACTTAGGAATTAAGCATGTTGATGATATTATGGGAGAAACAACAGCTAATGCTGGTTTGTTTGAGTTTAAGGCTGGTAAAAAAGTTAATACCGTGACGGTTAATATTCGTTATCCGAAAGGAACATCAGCTGCAACGATGGCGGCAGCGATAAGTGGCTTAGTTGAACCGTTAAATGGTTCGACAGAAATTATTTCTGAGCGTCAACCTCATTATGTTTCAGAAGATGATGAAATGGTTAAGACATTACTAGCTGTATATGAAGAGCACACTGGATTAAAAGGCCACGGCCAAGTTATTGGTGGTGGAACGTTTGGTCAACTATTAGAACGAGGAGTTGCTTATGGAGCAATGTTCCCTAATAGTGTGGATACAATGCATCAAGCTAACGAATTTATGTCAGTTGATGATTTGATCAATGCGACAGTTATCTATGCAGATGCCATCTATCGTTTAATCAAATAA